A stretch of Aedes aegypti strain LVP_AGWG chromosome 2, AaegL5.0 Primary Assembly, whole genome shotgun sequence DNA encodes these proteins:
- the LOC5573004 gene encoding uncharacterized protein LOC5573004: MSSIKYIGRTTDFKGKTLWEIVGNLKNFGVGRVVVRSMFERYPEPSYMKIVKVETLPNEATRKVKVTVEKTFRGRTYPKLVEINSVSYKADYRLLHKHEEESYCQAVQPTEKIIPREIDLPPLLKEFVQRETGKSDPKIAIKLKPGHNNVYRLAKEGEKPTIDVSMGLAKPASPRLYANCDL; the protein is encoded by the exons ATGTCCTCCATCAAATACATTGGTCGTACAACCGATTTTAAGGGTAAAACATTGTGGGAAATCGTCGGAAATCTAAAAAACTTCGGTGTCGGACGGGTTGTGGTGCGGAGCATGTTTGAACGATATCCGGAGCCGAGTTACATGAAGATCGTAAAGGTTGAAACTCTCCCGAATGAG GCAACTCGCAAAGTGAAGGTAACCGTTGAGAAGACGTTCCGAGGACGAACCTACCCCAAGCTAGTCGAGATCAACAGCGTTTCTTACAAAGCTGACTACCGATTACTTCACAAGCATGAAGAGGAATCCTACTGCCAGGCGGTGCAACCAACAGAGAAAATTATCCCACGGGAAATCGATTTGCCGCCTCTGTTGAAGGAATTTGTCCAGAGAGAAACCGGTAAAAGTGATCCGAAGATTGCGATCAAGCTGAAGCCAGGACACAACAATGTCTATCGGCTGGCGAAGGAGGGAGAAAAGCCCACCATCGACGTAAGCATGGGCCTGGCAAAACCCGCTAGTCCCAGATTGTACGCAAATTGTGACTTGTAA
- the LOC5573005 gene encoding probable tRNA N6-adenosine threonylcarbamoyltransferase, with amino-acid sequence MVIAIGFEGSANKIGVGIVRDGEVLANERETYITPPGEGFLPKETAQHHRSKIHDILKRALAVSGVTPQEIDVVCYTKGPGMAPPLLAVAIVARTIAQIWNKPILGVNHCIGHIEMGRLITKAQNPTVLYVSGGNTQIISYACKRYRIFGETIDIAIGNCLDRFARIIKLSNDPSPGYNIEQMAKKGTKYLTLPYSVKGMDVSFSGILSFIEQKARPKGKQKKQKTNEEKWSDEDLCFSLQETLFAMLVETTERAMAHCGSSEVLIVGGVGCNERLQEMMGIMCQERGAKLFATDERFCIDNGVMIAHAGWEMFRSGTRMGWEETTITQRYRTDEVLVTWRDD; translated from the exons ATGGTAATTGCAATCGGTTTCGAGGGAAGCGCGAACAAAATCGGAGTTGGAATTGTTCGCGATGGCGAAGTGCTGGCCAACGAACGAGAAACGTACATCACACCACCTGGAGAAG GCTTCCTTCCCAAGGAAACGGCACAGCATCACCGATCGAAAATACACGACATCCTGAAGCGTGCCCTGGCCGTTTCCGGCGTGACACCTCAGGAGATCGATGTGGTTTGCTATACGAAAGGGCCGGGAATGGCGCCTCCCCTGCTAGCCGTGGCCATCGTTGCTCGGACCATTGCCCAGATCTGGAACAAACCCATCCTGGGAGTGAACCATTGCATTGGGCATATTGAAATGGGTCGGCTGATTACAAAGGCGCAAAATCCGACCGTGCTTTACGTTAGTGGCGGGAACACTCAGATCATTTCGTATGCTTGCAAGAGATATAGGATTTTTGGGGAAACAATCGACATTGCGATTGGAAACTGTTTGGACCGGTTTGCCCGGATCATCAAACTGTCCAACGATCCCAGTCCTGGGTATAACATAGAGCAAATGGCCAAGAAGGGTACCAAGTACCTTACACTGCCCTATTCCGTAAAGGGAATGGATGTTAGCTTCTCGGGAATATTGTCCTTCATCGAACAGAAAGCTCGCCCTAAAGGAAAGCAGAAGAAACAAAAGACAAACGAGGAAAAGTGGTCCGACGAGGATTTGTGCTTCTCGCTCCAGGAAACGCTGTTTGCCATGCTGGTGGAAACGACCGAGCGCGCGATGGCCCATTGTGGTTCTAGTGAGGTGCTGATCGTTGGAGGAGTCGGTTGCAACGAACGGTTGCAGGAAATGATGGGCATAATGTGCCAGGAGCGGGGCGCCAAACTCTTTGCAACGGACGAAAGGTTTTGCATCGATAACGGCGTGATGATTGCCCATGCCGGCTGGGAGATGTTTCGCAGTGGGACCCGGATGGGATGGGAGGAGACCACCATCACCCAGCGTTATCGGACGGATGAAGTTCTGGTGACCTGGAGGGACGATTGA